From Calothrix sp. PCC 6303, a single genomic window includes:
- a CDS encoding HEAT repeat domain-containing protein, with the protein MNSRIYFIVSLLTVITFVPDNRPVAAEKVKINLPPGIPAIADNQVNTKVINVTQLVEKLRTADVEERRKIIEQLSGTQENIVPALVQAMEDPDPLVKSAVAEVLGNLTDAAVPAIPALIEMMKSGQRAIVPSSYLISPYGYPVIASLPASGNTEERRIPSTPPENPENLLRITAIASLGKIGLPARISATPPLIQALQDPDPWVKLNATWALSEIGASTPLLAYWLEALQSSDPKLRNSAAEIFQDSRSLLRKVFGSEADANTAIPLLVALKDEDVTVRDVAGKGLELLGTKAIPGLIQGLKAPEPIVRLEAAKLLGNLGVTAQSAVPNLVVLLGDSGRYVPPNTNRNGLFLSSLPPLAIPYTPGRRQYPPAPDNPDKLVRINAAIALGKVGDRKAISALTNALKDNNPWMQLSTAWALLKLGQNQGLPVVGRLVQHPNSSIQREALSQIKGYGSQGATYLLPYYGAQLDSRDENKRNNAIIEIGQLGVRALDLVPKLRVILVGKQKNSSGYAATILGQIALDTAVAGQTGNLSPKQRKQAIAQFNKVLQIMEAPNARFNTQPRDRIRNALTRLRSIT; encoded by the coding sequence ATGAATTCCCGAATCTACTTTATTGTGAGCCTCCTAACAGTCATAACTTTTGTTCCTGACAATAGACCTGTAGCAGCTGAGAAGGTCAAAATTAACTTGCCTCCAGGCATACCAGCGATCGCAGATAATCAGGTGAATACTAAAGTAATAAACGTTACTCAGTTAGTAGAAAAACTGCGTACTGCCGACGTTGAAGAACGTCGAAAAATTATTGAGCAACTGAGCGGTACTCAAGAAAATATTGTGCCAGCTTTAGTTCAGGCAATGGAAGACCCTGATCCTCTAGTGAAAAGTGCTGTGGCAGAGGTGTTGGGAAATCTTACGGATGCAGCAGTACCAGCTATCCCAGCGTTGATTGAGATGATGAAGAGTGGGCAAAGAGCCATCGTGCCGTCGTCCTATCTAATTTCACCTTATGGATACCCAGTTATTGCTAGCCTTCCCGCTTCCGGAAATACTGAAGAGCGACGTATTCCATCTACCCCTCCCGAAAACCCTGAAAACCTTTTGCGGATTACAGCGATCGCGTCTCTGGGCAAAATAGGTTTACCAGCTAGAATATCAGCTACTCCTCCCCTGATCCAAGCCTTGCAAGACCCAGATCCTTGGGTGAAGCTAAATGCTACATGGGCGCTTTCGGAAATTGGAGCCTCCACACCCCTACTAGCTTACTGGTTAGAAGCTTTACAAAGCTCAGACCCGAAGCTGCGTAATAGTGCAGCCGAAATTTTTCAAGATTCCAGATCACTCCTCCGTAAAGTCTTTGGCTCGGAGGCTGATGCCAATACTGCTATCCCGTTACTTGTAGCGCTTAAAGATGAAGATGTTACAGTTCGTGATGTTGCTGGTAAAGGATTAGAGTTGTTAGGAACAAAGGCAATACCAGGATTAATCCAAGGATTAAAAGCACCAGAACCAATTGTGCGCTTGGAAGCTGCGAAACTGTTGGGTAATCTGGGAGTGACAGCACAGTCGGCAGTTCCGAACCTGGTGGTACTACTGGGAGATTCTGGACGTTATGTGCCACCAAACACCAACAGAAACGGTTTGTTTTTATCCTCACTCCCTCCTCTGGCAATACCGTATACTCCAGGCAGAAGGCAATATCCCCCTGCCCCCGATAACCCCGATAAATTGGTAAGAATAAATGCTGCAATTGCTTTGGGGAAAGTTGGCGATCGCAAGGCTATTTCTGCCCTAACAAATGCCCTCAAAGATAATAATCCTTGGATGCAACTGTCTACTGCATGGGCATTATTGAAGTTGGGACAAAACCAAGGTTTGCCTGTTGTTGGGCGATTGGTGCAGCACCCAAATTCATCAATTCAAAGGGAGGCATTATCCCAGATTAAAGGCTACGGTTCACAGGGAGCAACCTATCTTTTGCCTTACTATGGAGCGCAATTAGACTCCAGGGATGAAAATAAGCGCAATAACGCCATTATTGAAATTGGACAGCTTGGCGTGAGGGCTTTAGATTTAGTCCCCAAGCTGCGGGTGATATTAGTGGGTAAGCAGAAAAATTCATCCGGTTATGCGGCGACAATTTTGGGTCAAATTGCGTTAGATACGGCTGTGGCTGGGCAAACTGGAAATCTTTCCCCCAAACAACGCAAACAAGCGATCGCTCAGTTTAACAAAGTATTGCAAATCATGGAAGCTCCCAATGCTCGGTTCAATACTCAACCACGCGATCGCATCCGTAATGCGTTAACTAGGCTCCGCAGTATTACTTAG
- a CDS encoding AmpG family muropeptide MFS transporter: MKEIQALQRAFKSRKMGALLLLGFASGLPLFLTSRTLQAWLEDAKIDIAQITLFSLLGLPYSLKFLWSPLLDRFTPPLLGLRRGWLVITQIALVIAITSLGFQQPSQNDQVLQILAVSCLAITFFSATQDIVGDAYRTDILEPEEAKPGASVWVLGYRLSLFAALPLALFLTDRGVEWNIIYFLMAGLMAVSVFVTIWAPREPQLPQPLSKPAPLSSTDVIFLISITGLVTGALWSLFAKKIELPVFNLLLAALLIAWIVTSLLMPAEGLENLANRPPQNLKEAIFLPFKEFFLRVGFPLGCAILAFIFLYRLGDSLVGITSTPFLLQTGFTKTDLAGMFLVGLVPTTVGVLTGGILMTRIGVNRCLWIFGLLQLISNLGYYAVAQAGKDISVLFIAVNVENFCAGLVTVVMVAFLMSLCNHRFTTTQFALFSSLMAISRDVLSAPAGVWAKQTGWSGFFLLTVAAAIPGLLLLPIVAPWKQQITTIPRPGLNEEEV, from the coding sequence GTGAAAGAAATTCAAGCCTTACAAAGAGCATTTAAAAGTCGCAAAATGGGGGCTTTGCTACTACTAGGATTTGCATCTGGACTACCCCTATTTTTAACCTCCCGAACCTTACAAGCATGGTTGGAAGATGCTAAAATCGATATTGCTCAAATCACATTATTTAGTTTACTTGGCTTACCATACTCCCTCAAGTTTTTGTGGTCGCCATTATTAGATCGTTTTACACCCCCACTTTTAGGACTGCGAAGAGGTTGGTTGGTAATTACACAAATCGCTTTAGTAATTGCCATTACTTCACTAGGTTTCCAACAACCATCGCAAAATGATCAAGTTCTGCAAATTTTAGCAGTTAGCTGTTTAGCAATTACATTTTTTAGCGCTACACAAGATATTGTCGGTGACGCTTACCGTACTGATATTCTCGAACCTGAAGAAGCTAAACCCGGTGCATCTGTGTGGGTTTTGGGCTATCGTCTATCTTTATTCGCAGCACTGCCTTTAGCTTTATTCCTTACCGATAGAGGTGTTGAGTGGAACATAATTTATTTCCTGATGGCAGGATTAATGGCAGTAAGTGTATTCGTAACAATTTGGGCACCTAGGGAACCTCAACTGCCTCAACCATTGTCCAAACCAGCACCACTATCAAGCACAGATGTGATTTTTCTGATATCTATCACTGGATTAGTCACAGGTGCGCTGTGGAGTTTATTTGCTAAAAAAATTGAATTACCAGTTTTCAACCTGCTTTTAGCAGCGCTACTTATCGCTTGGATTGTCACATCATTGTTAATGCCAGCAGAAGGATTAGAAAACCTTGCTAACCGTCCCCCCCAAAACCTCAAAGAAGCCATATTCTTACCTTTTAAAGAATTTTTTCTGCGTGTCGGATTCCCATTGGGTTGCGCTATCCTGGCATTTATTTTTCTTTATCGACTGGGTGATTCGCTTGTGGGGATTACTAGCACTCCATTTTTACTTCAAACTGGGTTCACAAAGACTGATCTTGCGGGAATGTTTCTGGTGGGATTAGTACCTACTACTGTTGGTGTGCTGACTGGTGGGATATTAATGACACGAATTGGGGTGAATCGCTGTCTTTGGATATTTGGACTGCTGCAACTCATTAGCAACCTAGGGTATTATGCTGTGGCACAGGCAGGAAAAGACATTTCCGTTCTATTTATTGCCGTTAACGTTGAAAACTTCTGTGCTGGACTCGTAACGGTGGTAATGGTGGCGTTTTTGATGAGCTTGTGTAATCATCGCTTTACAACCACTCAGTTTGCTTTGTTTTCCAGCTTAATGGCAATTAGCCGTGATGTTCTTTCTGCACCTGCCGGAGTCTGGGCAAAACAAACAGGTTGGTCAGGTTTCTTTTTACTTACAGTTGCCGCAGCGATTCCAGGATTATTACTCTTACCAATTGTTGCCCCTTGGAAGCAACAGATTACAACAATTCCACGACCTGGACTTAATGAAGAGGAAGTATAA
- a CDS encoding Uma2 family endonuclease has protein sequence MQVQTKKSNYTNYTPEEYLELEEKADFKSEYRNGKIIPMTGGTTNHNKIAGNFYAFLKFALKGSNYDIYIGDVRLWISKYRQYTYPDVMVIQGEAEYTGTSSTTVMNPCLIVEVLSKSTQNYDQGDKFLYYRSIPELKEYILIDQYEYRVMQYVKTAEGKWILTEIEGKSAVLDLQTIEFKIDFSELYEKVNFAESEE, from the coding sequence ATGCAAGTACAAACAAAAAAATCTAATTACACTAATTACACGCCAGAAGAATATTTAGAACTAGAAGAAAAGGCTGACTTTAAAAGCGAATATCGCAATGGAAAAATTATTCCGATGACTGGTGGAACGACAAATCATAACAAAATAGCTGGAAATTTTTATGCCTTTTTAAAGTTTGCTTTGAAAGGTAGTAATTATGATATTTACATTGGTGATGTGCGTTTGTGGATATCTAAATATCGCCAGTATACTTATCCCGATGTCATGGTGATCCAGGGGGAAGCTGAGTATACGGGAACTAGTAGCACAACTGTAATGAATCCTTGCTTAATTGTGGAAGTTTTATCTAAATCTACTCAAAATTATGATCAAGGAGATAAGTTTTTATATTATCGTTCAATTCCTGAATTAAAGGAATATATTTTAATCGATCAGTATGAATATCGAGTGATGCAGTATGTGAAGACTGCCGAAGGAAAATGGATTTTGACGGAAATTGAAGGTAAGTCTGCTGTTTTAGATCTGCAAACAATAGAGTTTAAAATTGATTTTAGCGAGTTGTATGAGAAGGTAAATTTTGCAGAGAGTGAAGAATAG
- a CDS encoding DNA phosphorothioation-associated putative methyltransferase, with protein MSESFFDIERHRAAISRIDLSRPVKLAIEWEILTTNLTFFDYGCGYGGDVERTKKLGYESAGWDPYYFPQVERIPADVVNLGYVLNVIEDIEQRKESLCQAWKLTKKVLIVSAQVLVSAPSKSLIPYGDGVVTRLNTFQKYYQQEELKEYIDTTLNVQAVPVALGVYFVFRNEEERENYRALRYSSVIYTPSVVITTKRFADYEEILRSLMAFYTHRGRLPVKGELPNQGEILKEFGSFRRAFGVILQVTKEEEWDAIAYRRSLDIQVYLALCHSEGERSYYQLSSAMRHDIKAFFGDFEDACQVADAKLLSLGQPGVVKTACEKSKIGKHTRGALYVHTSALQELDPLLRIYEGCASRFLGSIEGATLIKFYTNEPRISYLSYPNFDDEPHPVLEASININLKTLWVVHTNYKERENPPILHRKETFVTEKYPRYQEFAQLTQQEQKLGLLKQKSEIGTRNGWLKCLATHGVEIRKHQVHPTQNL; from the coding sequence ATGTCTGAAAGCTTTTTTGACATAGAACGTCATCGTGCAGCTATTTCCAGGATTGATTTATCTCGTCCTGTAAAGCTAGCAATAGAATGGGAAATTCTCACTACCAATCTGACATTTTTTGACTATGGTTGTGGTTATGGTGGTGATGTAGAAAGAACTAAAAAACTAGGTTATGAAAGCGCGGGTTGGGATCCTTATTATTTTCCCCAAGTAGAACGTATTCCCGCAGATGTAGTGAACTTGGGATACGTTTTGAATGTAATTGAGGATATTGAGCAGCGAAAAGAATCACTTTGTCAAGCGTGGAAATTAACAAAAAAAGTATTAATTGTGTCCGCGCAGGTATTAGTTAGCGCACCCAGTAAAAGTTTGATTCCCTATGGAGATGGAGTCGTCACCCGCTTAAACACATTTCAAAAATATTATCAGCAGGAAGAACTCAAAGAATATATAGATACAACCTTAAATGTCCAAGCAGTTCCCGTTGCTTTGGGAGTTTACTTTGTATTTCGCAACGAAGAAGAAAGGGAGAACTATCGAGCATTAAGATATTCTTCAGTGATATATACACCCAGCGTGGTGATTACAACCAAGAGATTTGCAGACTACGAAGAGATATTGCGATCGCTTATGGCATTCTACACCCATAGGGGGCGGTTGCCAGTGAAAGGAGAGCTACCAAACCAAGGTGAAATCCTCAAAGAATTTGGTAGTTTTCGCCGTGCATTTGGAGTAATATTACAAGTTACCAAGGAAGAAGAGTGGGATGCGATCGCGTATCGCCGCTCCTTAGATATTCAAGTATACTTAGCCTTATGTCACTCCGAAGGAGAACGCAGTTATTATCAACTATCTTCAGCAATGCGTCACGACATCAAAGCATTTTTCGGTGACTTTGAAGATGCTTGCCAAGTTGCAGATGCAAAATTACTGAGTTTGGGACAACCAGGAGTAGTCAAAACTGCCTGTGAGAAAAGTAAAATTGGCAAACATACCCGTGGTGCGCTATACGTTCACACCTCTGCATTACAGGAACTAGATCCACTTCTTCGCATCTATGAAGGTTGTGCAAGTCGCTTTTTAGGCAGTATAGAAGGAGCAACCCTAATTAAATTTTATACCAATGAGCCCCGCATTTCTTACCTTTCATACCCCAACTTTGATGACGAACCTCACCCAGTCTTAGAAGCAAGCATTAACATCAATCTCAAAACCCTTTGGGTAGTTCACACTAATTATAAAGAACGGGAAAACCCCCCAATTCTTCATCGCAAAGAGACATTTGTCACAGAAAAATATCCCCGTTATCAAGAATTTGCCCAACTCACCCAACAAGAACAAAAACTCGGATTATTGAAGCAAAAAAGTGAAATAGGAACCCGCAACGGTTGGTTAAAATGTTTAGCAACCCATGGTGTAGAAATTAGAAAACACCAAGTTCACCCTACTCAAAATTTATAA
- the dndE gene encoding DNA sulfur modification protein DndE — protein MEAPIERVKLSQTAKEQLIKLKRITKIEQWNILCRWALCRSLSEKTPPSPTPIRLDSNVEMTWRVFGGEISDMLLIVLKQRCYNDGLGTEKETLAEQLHLHLHRGIGYLAGDSNIKKVEDLIELVTKS, from the coding sequence ATGGAAGCACCAATTGAGCGTGTCAAACTCTCACAAACGGCAAAAGAACAGCTAATTAAACTCAAACGCATCACCAAAATTGAGCAATGGAATATATTATGTCGTTGGGCTTTATGTCGTTCTTTATCTGAAAAAACTCCACCTTCCCCCACTCCCATTAGATTAGATAGTAATGTGGAAATGACGTGGCGAGTATTCGGAGGTGAAATTTCCGATATGTTATTAATTGTGCTGAAGCAACGTTGCTACAACGATGGTTTGGGTACTGAGAAAGAAACCCTTGCGGAGCAATTACACTTACATTTACATCGAGGAATTGGATACTTAGCAGGTGATTCAAACATCAAGAAAGTTGAAGATTTGATCGAACTGGTCACTAAAAGTTGA
- a CDS encoding pyridoxal-phosphate-dependent aminotransferase family protein: MEDQLKLMIPGPTQVPQTALQALARQPISHRSSEFSAVMAEVTENLQWLHQTQNDVLLLAGSGTAAMEAGIINFLSPGDRVIVGTNGKFGDRWAELCKIFGLEVETIAAEWGKPLIAAEFATKLEADTQKQIKAVIITHSETSTGVINDLETISHHIKNHGKALSIIDAVTSLGSVNVPVDSWGLDVVVSGSQKGYMVPPGLGIVAVSAKAWEAYKTAKFPKYYLDLEKYRLATINNTSPFTPPVNLIVALQTTLRMMQQEGLEAIFARHLRVMKATRAAIRSLNLSLFAQDDYASPAVTAVSTSELEADKIREVVKKRFDMEIAGGQDHLKNKIFRIGHLGFICDRDILTCISALEAALLELAYQDFSLGAGIAAAIKVFQTQI; the protein is encoded by the coding sequence ATGGAAGATCAACTCAAACTGATGATACCTGGTCCAACACAGGTACCGCAAACAGCACTGCAAGCACTAGCTAGACAGCCTATTAGCCATCGTTCTTCTGAATTTAGCGCTGTGATGGCGGAGGTGACAGAAAATTTACAATGGTTGCATCAAACCCAAAATGATGTATTACTCCTAGCTGGTAGCGGCACGGCAGCGATGGAAGCGGGTATAATTAACTTTCTCAGTCCAGGCGATCGCGTCATCGTTGGAACCAATGGAAAATTTGGCGATCGGTGGGCTGAACTATGTAAAATATTTGGTTTGGAGGTGGAAACTATCGCGGCAGAATGGGGGAAACCGCTGATTGCCGCAGAGTTTGCAACCAAATTAGAAGCCGATACCCAGAAACAAATTAAAGCTGTAATTATTACCCACAGCGAAACCTCGACTGGTGTAATTAATGACTTAGAAACCATCAGTCATCACATCAAAAATCATGGAAAAGCCCTAAGTATTATCGATGCTGTCACCAGCCTCGGCTCTGTAAATGTCCCCGTTGATAGCTGGGGATTAGATGTGGTGGTATCAGGTTCCCAAAAAGGCTATATGGTGCCGCCAGGTTTGGGTATTGTTGCCGTCAGTGCGAAAGCTTGGGAAGCATATAAAACAGCTAAGTTTCCGAAATATTACTTAGATTTAGAAAAATATCGCCTTGCCACCATTAATAATACTTCTCCCTTCACACCACCAGTTAACCTAATTGTGGCTTTGCAAACCACCCTGAGAATGATGCAGCAAGAGGGATTAGAAGCCATATTTGCCCGTCATCTGCGAGTGATGAAAGCTACCAGGGCAGCGATACGTAGCTTAAATTTAAGCTTATTTGCCCAAGATGATTATGCCAGTCCTGCCGTAACAGCAGTAAGCACATCTGAGTTAGAAGCAGATAAAATCCGTGAAGTGGTTAAAAAACGCTTTGATATGGAAATTGCTGGAGGACAGGATCATCTCAAAAACAAAATCTTCCGTATCGGACATTTAGGTTTTATTTGCGATCGTGATATCCTCACCTGTATCTCAGCCCTTGAAGCGGCACTTTTAGAACTTGCTTATCAAGATTTTAGTCTAGGAGCAGGTATAGCAGCCGCAATCAAAGTTTTTCAGACTCAAATCTAA
- a CDS encoding DUF5340 domain-containing protein: MEQIPLPSPIHYELLLQLLERQTLHAANNNPELRQQVNQLIITLRKAASQQKHLEEICQFAAVSVDHRWSLNHPPGKVGSPD; this comes from the coding sequence ATGGAGCAAATCCCTCTGCCTTCACCAATCCACTACGAACTGTTGCTGCAATTGCTAGAAAGGCAAACATTGCACGCAGCTAATAATAATCCGGAACTGCGGCAGCAGGTTAACCAGTTGATTATTACTCTTCGCAAGGCTGCATCACAACAAAAGCATCTTGAAGAAATTTGTCAGTTTGCCGCAGTTTCAGTAGATCATCGTTGGTCACTCAATCACCCTCCGGGAAAAGTGGGTAGTCCCGATTAG
- the trpC gene encoding indole-3-glycerol phosphate synthase TrpC gives MQIRRRQPSPIIAVSMIRYQAALPDAKPNNILEEIVWQKETEVEQMREKVPLQKLQKQALEAPPTRDFLAALRQGRTTPALIAEVKKASPSKGVIREDFDPSAIALQYERGGASCLSVLTDEKFFQGSFDNLAKIRDTVELPLLCKEFIIHPYQMCLARVRGADAVLLIAAILTDQDLQYFLRIAKKLSMTVLIEVHTLEELDRVLTLDGVSLIGINNRNLEDFTVDLQTTSQILAARGEELQKRNILVVSESGLYTPEDLDIVAQAGASAVLIGESLVKQPDPELAVKNLFAKSRSEIK, from the coding sequence ATGCAAATTCGTCGTCGTCAACCTAGTCCCATCATTGCTGTATCAATGATCCGTTACCAAGCAGCATTGCCGGATGCAAAGCCAAACAATATCCTAGAGGAGATTGTTTGGCAAAAAGAAACCGAAGTTGAGCAAATGCGGGAAAAAGTTCCATTACAGAAATTGCAAAAGCAAGCACTGGAGGCACCTCCCACTCGTGATTTTTTGGCAGCTTTGCGTCAAGGGAGAACCACACCTGCCTTAATTGCGGAAGTTAAGAAAGCATCTCCCAGTAAAGGTGTAATTCGTGAGGATTTCGATCCTAGCGCGATCGCGTTACAGTACGAACGGGGTGGTGCTAGCTGCTTATCTGTATTAACAGATGAGAAATTTTTTCAAGGTAGCTTTGATAACCTCGCCAAGATACGTGATACTGTAGAGCTACCACTTTTATGTAAAGAATTTATTATACATCCGTATCAAATGTGTTTAGCGCGGGTTCGCGGCGCTGACGCTGTTTTATTGATTGCGGCAATTCTCACTGATCAAGATTTGCAGTACTTCCTAAGAATCGCCAAAAAACTTAGCATGACCGTACTGATTGAAGTTCATACTCTAGAAGAACTAGATCGGGTACTGACTTTAGATGGTGTTTCTTTAATAGGTATAAATAATCGCAATTTGGAAGATTTTACCGTTGATCTACAAACAACATCCCAAATACTAGCAGCAAGAGGTGAGGAATTACAGAAGCGTAATATCTTAGTTGTGAGTGAATCAGGATTATATACCCCTGAAGATTTGGATATAGTTGCCCAAGCTGGAGCATCTGCTGTATTAATAGGGGAATCACTAGTAAAACAACCTGATCCGGAATTAGCTGTCAAAAACCTCTTTGCTAAATCTCGATCTGAAATTAAGTAA
- a CDS encoding orange carotenoid protein N-terminal domain-containing protein, giving the protein MANISSNFNTSVLNSFQQLDVDQQLALFWFIYTEMGESITPAAPNASTVSPAIAEGLFNQVKEMSYDEQLQVQRDLIQRKNSLISREYGALSDTTKLLFWYLLAQGMDKAEIIPMPEDYKLSSQADEAFQQIKGLEFNEQITLFRDIVAPMGVDPAQAPKDESTSL; this is encoded by the coding sequence ATGGCTAACATATCTTCTAACTTCAACACATCAGTTTTAAATTCTTTTCAACAATTAGATGTAGATCAACAATTAGCGCTATTTTGGTTTATTTATACAGAAATGGGAGAGTCTATCACTCCCGCAGCACCCAATGCTAGCACTGTTTCCCCTGCGATCGCTGAAGGCTTGTTTAATCAAGTTAAAGAAATGTCCTACGACGAACAACTGCAAGTTCAACGGGATTTAATTCAACGCAAGAATTCTTTAATTAGCCGTGAGTATGGCGCATTAAGTGACACTACAAAACTTCTTTTTTGGTACCTTTTAGCTCAAGGTATGGATAAAGCAGAAATTATCCCAATGCCTGAAGATTATAAGCTATCTTCCCAAGCTGACGAGGCATTCCAACAAATTAAAGGTCTGGAATTCAATGAACAAATTACTTTATTCCGAGATATTGTAGCACCTATGGGTGTTGACCCGGCTCAGGCTCCGAAAGATGAGTCAACTAGTTTATAG
- a CDS encoding ketosteroid isomerase family protein yields MENNTSVVNSSTLEYLQNQIVYFPLINHYFATINDEDFQETANLFANEGKMYPPFDSVLLGRDAILLYLQKEAKGMKLLPDSVTIQESTIESTHYQVTGKVQTPLFTVNVSWYFVISQSQIISVKVKLLAALQELLQFQK; encoded by the coding sequence ATGGAAAATAATACTAGCGTTGTTAATAGTTCAACTTTGGAATATCTGCAAAATCAAATTGTTTATTTCCCACTAATTAATCATTACTTCGCAACCATAAACGATGAAGATTTTCAGGAAACCGCCAATTTGTTTGCAAATGAAGGTAAAATGTATCCTCCCTTCGACTCTGTATTATTAGGTAGAGATGCTATTTTACTTTACCTACAAAAAGAAGCTAAGGGCATGAAGTTACTTCCTGATTCAGTTACTATACAAGAATCAACAATAGAATCAACACATTATCAAGTAACTGGTAAAGTACAAACACCTCTATTTACTGTTAACGTATCTTGGTATTTTGTGATTTCTCAATCTCAGATTATCTCTGTAAAAGTTAAGCTTTTAGCAGCACTTCAAGAGTTACTGCAATTTCAAAAGTAA
- the mtnA gene encoding S-methyl-5-thioribose-1-phosphate isomerase gives MNSPNNQVYPVIWHNNAVSLIDQTRLPNEYTFVEIHRSEDMARAIKTMIVRGAPAIGIAAAYGMYLGAREIETDKRDQFLQQLETVATMLRSTRPTAVNLFWAISRATQVAYETLGTVEDIRKALLETAQALQLEDLQTCQAIGDHGLKVLPNKPEKLTLLTHCNAGALATGGYGTALGVVRSAWREGRLNRLFADETRPRLQGAKLTTWECVQEGIPVTLITDSMAAHCMKQGLIDAVVVGADRIAANGDAANKIGTYSLALVSKAHDVPFYVAAPLSTIDFDLADGGGIPIEEREATEICHVGDTILTPTSGLDFYNPAFDVTPAELITAIMTENGVFAPADLLKARKSVIS, from the coding sequence ATGAATTCTCCCAACAATCAAGTTTATCCCGTAATTTGGCATAACAATGCCGTATCCCTGATTGACCAAACACGTTTACCAAACGAGTATACTTTTGTCGAAATTCACCGTAGTGAAGATATGGCAAGGGCAATCAAAACCATGATTGTTCGAGGTGCCCCTGCTATTGGTATAGCTGCTGCATACGGTATGTATCTTGGTGCAAGGGAAATCGAAACTGATAAACGTGACCAATTTTTACAACAATTAGAAACAGTTGCGACGATGCTACGGTCAACTCGTCCAACGGCTGTGAATTTGTTCTGGGCAATTTCACGAGCTACACAAGTAGCTTACGAAACTCTAGGAACTGTCGAAGATATCAGAAAGGCTCTTTTAGAAACTGCCCAAGCATTGCAATTGGAAGATTTACAAACTTGCCAAGCAATTGGAGATCATGGTTTAAAGGTATTACCAAATAAGCCGGAAAAGTTGACTTTGCTTACACATTGTAACGCAGGTGCTTTAGCAACTGGTGGCTATGGTACAGCTTTAGGTGTGGTGCGTTCAGCATGGCGGGAAGGAAGACTTAATAGACTGTTTGCAGATGAGACACGTCCCCGCTTACAGGGTGCTAAGTTAACTACCTGGGAATGTGTTCAAGAAGGGATTCCTGTAACGTTAATTACTGATAGTATGGCGGCGCACTGCATGAAGCAGGGTTTAATTGATGCTGTTGTTGTGGGTGCTGATAGAATTGCTGCAAACGGCGATGCGGCGAATAAGATTGGTACTTATAGTTTGGCGTTAGTCTCAAAAGCGCATGATGTACCATTTTATGTTGCGGCACCACTTTCGACCATTGACTTTGATTTAGCCGATGGTGGTGGAATACCGATTGAAGAACGAGAAGCTACAGAAATCTGCCATGTTGGGGATACAATTTTGACCCCTACTAGTGGATTGGATTTTTATAATCCAGCTTTTGATGTGACTCCTGCTGAATTGATTACAGCGATTATGACTGAGAATGGGGTGTTTGCACCTGCTGATTTGCTGAAGGCGCGCAAATCGGTGATCAGTTAA